A stretch of the Gossypium hirsutum isolate 1008001.06 chromosome D07, Gossypium_hirsutum_v2.1, whole genome shotgun sequence genome encodes the following:
- the LOC107954841 gene encoding basic leucine zipper 43, with the protein MQPSEVSGIQYLVPSNPSPYSPHFSMNQSNKPALDSNQFLNPLYNFYIPPQIHDISPHSSCISSNSTSDEADEQQLSLIIERKQRRMISNRESARRSRMRKQRHLDELWAQVVWLRNENHQLIDKLNHVSESHDRVLQENTQLKEEASELRQMLFGMRLGHPNSTSVNLDDVALEHGLS; encoded by the coding sequence ATGCAGCCTAGTGAGGTTTCAGGCATCCAATACCTAGTTCCTTCCAATCCATCCCCATATTCACCCCATTTCAGCATGAATCAGAGCAACAAGCCTGCACTCGACTCGAACCAGTTCTTGAACCCCTTGTATAATTTCTATATCCCTCCTCAAATTCACGACATCAGTCCCCACTCGTCATGTATCAGCAGCAATTCGACTTCGGACGAAGCCGATGAGCAACAATTAAGCCTCATCATCGAGAGGAAGCAAAGGAGGATGATATCGAATCGAGAGTCCGCACGTAGGTCACGTATGCGTAAACAAAGGCACCTCGATGAGCTTTGGGCACAGGTAGTTTGGCTCAGGAATGAGAACCACCAGCTGATAGATAAGCTGAATCATGTCTCGGAAAGCCATGACAGGGTCCTTCAAGAGAATACTCAGCTCAAAGAGGAAGCCTCTGAACTTCGTCAGATGCTTTTTGGTATGCGACTGGGTCACCCTAACTCGACTTCGGTTAACCTGGATGATGTTGCCCTGGAACATGGTTTGTCCTAA